One Temnothorax longispinosus isolate EJ_2023e chromosome 8, Tlon_JGU_v1, whole genome shotgun sequence genomic region harbors:
- the LOC139818398 gene encoding tubulin polyglutamylase TTLL13-like isoform X2: protein MIVVEYGDKRPLVILRDSKNGNSRNEDVTDGESDTSFEERPCKTASQNRKYIGPDDSSGVLSLANDRIGVAKHDFERYHWKITTNKGSNTDALCEESDSERRKEDVEEMSKTRKKRKRRFLTICTANCKYDVVRRVAARFGMREVTEDSSWDIYWTDLNVSVERAKDMRRFQRVNHFPGMTEICRKDLLARNLNRMQKLFPKDYNFFPKTWCFPADHGDATVYAKTRRSRTFILKPDTGCQGRGIYLTKHLKDIKPSERLICQVYIARPFLIDGYKFDLRIYALITSCDPLRIYVYNEGLARFATSKYKEPTGYNISNMFMHLTNYSVNKYSRMYIIDDEIGSKRKISTLNKWLKVRDVDVDELWSKIDEIIIKTVIAAYPVLKHSYHACFSMHNKTCACFELLGFDILLDWKLKPYLLEVNHSPSFHTDAQIDKDVKEGLLMDTFDILNLQRYDKKKIIEEDRKRIRERLLQGLNGKDLSQINDTAALMKSERNENDYMQRQFQWEDDHMGNFRRIYPCFDKDKYQPFFTQNALSVFQDTVASRAREEASRIEREENELKAREEERKRIVGKWNEQKLGPESSNAPKKLQEKSKSAGVMRKIINKQDAQGSPTNALYSFEPEIISESEERERITALAQRDFLIKSYGMLEQIYVAMKRNGMLRPADERKYGLYGRLGLQANTSHSTCSSSHKPDNRQNGHLNATQPAVDQCLQCSLRKNEHKLTKHQREFENSNKSKRRRNFIIMSNILEIVAQFCTRLKSLSLNSGLWITCNEAMVYVRPKIPQKLWTEEMSSNNHMGRVTKTHVARTLSNTVRLHTLERRESFHSAKSKVDVTTQH, encoded by the exons ATGATCGTCGTTGAGTACGGCGATAAGCGTCCGCTGGTGATATTACGCGATTCCAAAAACGGTAATTCCAGAAACGAGGACGTGACAGACGGAGAATCCGACACCAGCTTCGAGGAGCGACCCTGCAAGACCGCATCTCAAAATCGGAAATACATCGGTCCCGACGATTCCTCGGGCGTCTTATCGCTTGCAAACGACAGAATAGGTGTTGCCAAGCATGATTTCGAACGGTATCATTGGAAGATTACCACGAACAAAGGCAGCAACACAG ACGCGTTATGCGAGGAAAGTGATTCAGAGCGGCGCAAAGAGGATGTGGAAGAAATGTCGAAGACcaggaagaagagaaagcGGAG ATTTTTAACAATCTGCACGGCGAACTGCAAGTACGACGTGGTTAGGCGCGTGGCCGCGCGATTCGGGATGAGGGAAGTTACGGAGGACAGCAGCTGGGATATCTATTGGACCGATTTAAACGTCAGCGTCGAACGTGCCAAGGATATGAGGAGATTTCAAAGGGTCAATCATTTCCCCGGGATGACGGAGATATGTAGGAAGGATCTACTCGCTCGTAATCTCAATCGCATGCAGAAGCTGTTCCCGAAGGACTACAACTTTTTCCCGAAAACTTGGTGTTTTCCCGCGGA TcacggcgacgcgacggtttACGCCAAGACGCGGAGGTCGAGAACCTTCATCCTCAAACCGGATACGGGCTGCCAAGGACGCGGTATTTATCTAACGAAACATTTAAAGGACATCAAACCGAGCGAGCGTTTGATCTGCCAAGTGTACATCGCAAGG CCCTTCTTAATAGACGGATACAAATTTGATCTACGTATTTACGCACTAATTACGTCATGCGATCCTCTCAGGATCTATGTGTACAATGAAGGGCTCGCGAG GTTTGCTACGAGCAAGTACAAGGAACCGACCGGTTACAATATTTCAAACATGTTCATGCACTTGACGAATTACTCCGTTAACAAGTACAGCCGAATGTACATTATCGACGACGAGATTGGTAGCAAGAG aaaaatatcaacGTTGAACAAATGGTTAAAAGTGAGAGATGTCGATGTGGACGAATTGTGGAGCAAGATCGAcgagattataattaaaaccgTGATCGCCGCGTATCCCGTGTTGAAACACAGTTATCACGCGTGTTTCTCGATGCACAATAAGACTTGCGCGTGTTTCGAGCTGTTGGGATTCGACATTTTGCTCGATTGGAAGCTCAAGCCTTACCTACTCGAG GTAAATCACTCGCCAAGCTTTCATACAGATGCACAAATAGATAAAGACGTGAAAGAAGGATTGCTGATGGACacctttgatatattaaatctaCAACGATatgataagaagaaaataatagaagaGGACAGGAAGCGAATAAGAGAGCGACTTCTGCAAGGCTTAAACGGGAAGGATCTTAG TCAAATTAACGACACGGCAGCTTTAATGAAATCGGAGAGGAACGAGAACGATTACATGCAGAGGCAATTTCAGTGGGAGGACGACCACATGGGCAATTTCCGAAGAATTTATCCGTGCTTCGACAAGGATAAATACCAGCCTTTCTTCACGCAGAATGCCCTTTCCGTTTTTCAAGATACAGTGGCATCGAGAGCGCGAGAAGAAGCGTCAAGaatagagagagaagagaatgag CTAAAAGCTCGAGAGGAAGAACGCAAACGAATAGTCGGGAAATGGAACGAACAAAAATTAGGCCCCGAAAGTTCAAACGCACCGAAGAAATTGCAGGAAAAGAGCAAATCCGCAGGCGTAATGAGGAAAATC ATCAATAAACAGGACGCACAGGGATCTCCTACCAACGCCCTGTACTCCTTCGAGCCTGAAATCATATCGGAGTCCGAGGAGAGGGAACGAATAACGGCCCTGGCGCAGAGGGATTTTCTCATCAAGAGCTACGGCATGCTCGAGCAGATATACGTGGCGATGAAGAGAAACGGCATGTTACGACCCGCCGACGAGAGAAAGTATGGATTGTATGGCAGGCTGGGATTACAGGCGAACACGAGTCACAGCACATGCTCCTCTTCGCACAAGCCTGATAATCGTCAAAACGGTCATCTAAACGCCACGCAACCAGCCGTAGACCAATGCCTGCAATGTTCCCTCAGAAAGAATGAA CACAAATTGACGAAGCATCAGCGTGAGTTCGAGAATTCGAACAAAAGTAAGCGTCGAcgtaatttcataattatgaGCAATATTCTGGAAATCGTCGCCCAGTTCTGTACGCGTTTAAAGTCGTTATCCCTTAATTCAGGCTTGTGGATAACGTGCAATGAGGCGATGGTCTACGTTCGTCCGAAAATACCGCAAAAACTGTGGACGGAGGAAATGAGCTCTAATAATCACATGGGACGGGTAACAAAAACACACGTTGCTAGAACACTGTCGAATACCGTGCGGCTGCACACGCTCGAGAGAAGAGAATCCTTCCATTCGGCAAAATCCAA AGTTGACGTTACCACTCAGCACTAA
- the LOC139818398 gene encoding tubulin polyglutamylase TTLL13-like isoform X1 — MIVVEYGDKRPLVILRDSKNGNSRNEDVTDGESDTSFEERPCKTASQNRKYIGPDDSSGVLSLANDRIGVAKHDFERYHWKITTNKGSNTDALCEESDSERRKEDVEEMSKTRKKRKRRFLTICTANCKYDVVRRVAARFGMREVTEDSSWDIYWTDLNVSVERAKDMRRFQRVNHFPGMTEICRKDLLARNLNRMQKLFPKDYNFFPKTWCFPADHGDATVYAKTRRSRTFILKPDTGCQGRGIYLTKHLKDIKPSERLICQVYIARPFLIDGYKFDLRIYALITSCDPLRIYVYNEGLARFATSKYKEPTGYNISNMFMHLTNYSVNKYSRMYIIDDEIGSKRKISTLNKWLKVRDVDVDELWSKIDEIIIKTVIAAYPVLKHSYHACFSMHNKTCACFELLGFDILLDWKLKPYLLEVNHSPSFHTDAQIDKDVKEGLLMDTFDILNLQRYDKKKIIEEDRKRIRERLLQGLNGKDLSKDLIINQNVPIRSQINDTAALMKSERNENDYMQRQFQWEDDHMGNFRRIYPCFDKDKYQPFFTQNALSVFQDTVASRAREEASRIEREENELKAREEERKRIVGKWNEQKLGPESSNAPKKLQEKSKSAGVMRKIINKQDAQGSPTNALYSFEPEIISESEERERITALAQRDFLIKSYGMLEQIYVAMKRNGMLRPADERKYGLYGRLGLQANTSHSTCSSSHKPDNRQNGHLNATQPAVDQCLQCSLRKNEHKLTKHQREFENSNKSKRRRNFIIMSNILEIVAQFCTRLKSLSLNSGLWITCNEAMVYVRPKIPQKLWTEEMSSNNHMGRVTKTHVARTLSNTVRLHTLERRESFHSAKSKVDVTTQH, encoded by the exons ATGATCGTCGTTGAGTACGGCGATAAGCGTCCGCTGGTGATATTACGCGATTCCAAAAACGGTAATTCCAGAAACGAGGACGTGACAGACGGAGAATCCGACACCAGCTTCGAGGAGCGACCCTGCAAGACCGCATCTCAAAATCGGAAATACATCGGTCCCGACGATTCCTCGGGCGTCTTATCGCTTGCAAACGACAGAATAGGTGTTGCCAAGCATGATTTCGAACGGTATCATTGGAAGATTACCACGAACAAAGGCAGCAACACAG ACGCGTTATGCGAGGAAAGTGATTCAGAGCGGCGCAAAGAGGATGTGGAAGAAATGTCGAAGACcaggaagaagagaaagcGGAG ATTTTTAACAATCTGCACGGCGAACTGCAAGTACGACGTGGTTAGGCGCGTGGCCGCGCGATTCGGGATGAGGGAAGTTACGGAGGACAGCAGCTGGGATATCTATTGGACCGATTTAAACGTCAGCGTCGAACGTGCCAAGGATATGAGGAGATTTCAAAGGGTCAATCATTTCCCCGGGATGACGGAGATATGTAGGAAGGATCTACTCGCTCGTAATCTCAATCGCATGCAGAAGCTGTTCCCGAAGGACTACAACTTTTTCCCGAAAACTTGGTGTTTTCCCGCGGA TcacggcgacgcgacggtttACGCCAAGACGCGGAGGTCGAGAACCTTCATCCTCAAACCGGATACGGGCTGCCAAGGACGCGGTATTTATCTAACGAAACATTTAAAGGACATCAAACCGAGCGAGCGTTTGATCTGCCAAGTGTACATCGCAAGG CCCTTCTTAATAGACGGATACAAATTTGATCTACGTATTTACGCACTAATTACGTCATGCGATCCTCTCAGGATCTATGTGTACAATGAAGGGCTCGCGAG GTTTGCTACGAGCAAGTACAAGGAACCGACCGGTTACAATATTTCAAACATGTTCATGCACTTGACGAATTACTCCGTTAACAAGTACAGCCGAATGTACATTATCGACGACGAGATTGGTAGCAAGAG aaaaatatcaacGTTGAACAAATGGTTAAAAGTGAGAGATGTCGATGTGGACGAATTGTGGAGCAAGATCGAcgagattataattaaaaccgTGATCGCCGCGTATCCCGTGTTGAAACACAGTTATCACGCGTGTTTCTCGATGCACAATAAGACTTGCGCGTGTTTCGAGCTGTTGGGATTCGACATTTTGCTCGATTGGAAGCTCAAGCCTTACCTACTCGAG GTAAATCACTCGCCAAGCTTTCATACAGATGCACAAATAGATAAAGACGTGAAAGAAGGATTGCTGATGGACacctttgatatattaaatctaCAACGATatgataagaagaaaataatagaagaGGACAGGAAGCGAATAAGAGAGCGACTTCTGCAAGGCTTAAACGGGAAGGATCTTAG CAAAGATCtgataataaatcaaaatgttCCAATACGCAGTCAAATTAACGACACGGCAGCTTTAATGAAATCGGAGAGGAACGAGAACGATTACATGCAGAGGCAATTTCAGTGGGAGGACGACCACATGGGCAATTTCCGAAGAATTTATCCGTGCTTCGACAAGGATAAATACCAGCCTTTCTTCACGCAGAATGCCCTTTCCGTTTTTCAAGATACAGTGGCATCGAGAGCGCGAGAAGAAGCGTCAAGaatagagagagaagagaatgag CTAAAAGCTCGAGAGGAAGAACGCAAACGAATAGTCGGGAAATGGAACGAACAAAAATTAGGCCCCGAAAGTTCAAACGCACCGAAGAAATTGCAGGAAAAGAGCAAATCCGCAGGCGTAATGAGGAAAATC ATCAATAAACAGGACGCACAGGGATCTCCTACCAACGCCCTGTACTCCTTCGAGCCTGAAATCATATCGGAGTCCGAGGAGAGGGAACGAATAACGGCCCTGGCGCAGAGGGATTTTCTCATCAAGAGCTACGGCATGCTCGAGCAGATATACGTGGCGATGAAGAGAAACGGCATGTTACGACCCGCCGACGAGAGAAAGTATGGATTGTATGGCAGGCTGGGATTACAGGCGAACACGAGTCACAGCACATGCTCCTCTTCGCACAAGCCTGATAATCGTCAAAACGGTCATCTAAACGCCACGCAACCAGCCGTAGACCAATGCCTGCAATGTTCCCTCAGAAAGAATGAA CACAAATTGACGAAGCATCAGCGTGAGTTCGAGAATTCGAACAAAAGTAAGCGTCGAcgtaatttcataattatgaGCAATATTCTGGAAATCGTCGCCCAGTTCTGTACGCGTTTAAAGTCGTTATCCCTTAATTCAGGCTTGTGGATAACGTGCAATGAGGCGATGGTCTACGTTCGTCCGAAAATACCGCAAAAACTGTGGACGGAGGAAATGAGCTCTAATAATCACATGGGACGGGTAACAAAAACACACGTTGCTAGAACACTGTCGAATACCGTGCGGCTGCACACGCTCGAGAGAAGAGAATCCTTCCATTCGGCAAAATCCAA AGTTGACGTTACCACTCAGCACTAA
- the LOC139818398 gene encoding tubulin polyglutamylase TTLL13-like isoform X4, whose amino-acid sequence MIVVEYGDKRPLVILRDSKNGNSRNEDVTDGESDTSFEERPCKTASQNRKYIGPDDSSGVLSLANDRIGVAKHDFERYHWKITTNKGSNTDALCEESDSERRKEDVEEMSKTRKKRKRRFLTICTANCKYDVVRRVAARFGMREVTEDSSWDIYWTDLNVSVERAKDMRRFQRVNHFPGMTEICRKDLLARNLNRMQKLFPKDYNFFPKTWCFPADHGDATVYAKTRRSRTFILKPDTGCQGRGIYLTKHLKDIKPSERLICQVYIARPFLIDGYKFDLRIYALITSCDPLRIYVYNEGLARFATSKYKEPTGYNISNMFMHLTNYSVNKYSRMYIIDDEIGSKRKISTLNKWLKVRDVDVDELWSKIDEIIIKTVIAAYPVLKHSYHACFSMHNKTCACFELLGFDILLDWKLKPYLLEVNHSPSFHTDAQIDKDVKEGLLMDTFDILNLQRYDKKKIIEEDRKRIRERLLQGLNGKDLSQINDTAALMKSERNENDYMQRQFQWEDDHMGNFRRIYPCFDKDKYQPFFTQNALSVFQDTVASRAREEASRIEREENELKAREEERKRIVGKWNEQKLGPESSNAPKKLQEKSKSAGVMRKIINKQDAQGSPTNALYSFEPEIISESEERERITALAQRDFLIKSYGMLEQIYVAMKRNGMLRPADERKYGLYGRLGLQANTSHSTCSSSHKPDNRQNGHLNATQPAVDQCLQCSLRKNEHKLTKHQREFENSNKSLWITCNEAMVYVRPKIPQKLWTEEMSSNNHMGRVTKTHVARTLSNTVRLHTLERRESFHSAKSKVDVTTQH is encoded by the exons ATGATCGTCGTTGAGTACGGCGATAAGCGTCCGCTGGTGATATTACGCGATTCCAAAAACGGTAATTCCAGAAACGAGGACGTGACAGACGGAGAATCCGACACCAGCTTCGAGGAGCGACCCTGCAAGACCGCATCTCAAAATCGGAAATACATCGGTCCCGACGATTCCTCGGGCGTCTTATCGCTTGCAAACGACAGAATAGGTGTTGCCAAGCATGATTTCGAACGGTATCATTGGAAGATTACCACGAACAAAGGCAGCAACACAG ACGCGTTATGCGAGGAAAGTGATTCAGAGCGGCGCAAAGAGGATGTGGAAGAAATGTCGAAGACcaggaagaagagaaagcGGAG ATTTTTAACAATCTGCACGGCGAACTGCAAGTACGACGTGGTTAGGCGCGTGGCCGCGCGATTCGGGATGAGGGAAGTTACGGAGGACAGCAGCTGGGATATCTATTGGACCGATTTAAACGTCAGCGTCGAACGTGCCAAGGATATGAGGAGATTTCAAAGGGTCAATCATTTCCCCGGGATGACGGAGATATGTAGGAAGGATCTACTCGCTCGTAATCTCAATCGCATGCAGAAGCTGTTCCCGAAGGACTACAACTTTTTCCCGAAAACTTGGTGTTTTCCCGCGGA TcacggcgacgcgacggtttACGCCAAGACGCGGAGGTCGAGAACCTTCATCCTCAAACCGGATACGGGCTGCCAAGGACGCGGTATTTATCTAACGAAACATTTAAAGGACATCAAACCGAGCGAGCGTTTGATCTGCCAAGTGTACATCGCAAGG CCCTTCTTAATAGACGGATACAAATTTGATCTACGTATTTACGCACTAATTACGTCATGCGATCCTCTCAGGATCTATGTGTACAATGAAGGGCTCGCGAG GTTTGCTACGAGCAAGTACAAGGAACCGACCGGTTACAATATTTCAAACATGTTCATGCACTTGACGAATTACTCCGTTAACAAGTACAGCCGAATGTACATTATCGACGACGAGATTGGTAGCAAGAG aaaaatatcaacGTTGAACAAATGGTTAAAAGTGAGAGATGTCGATGTGGACGAATTGTGGAGCAAGATCGAcgagattataattaaaaccgTGATCGCCGCGTATCCCGTGTTGAAACACAGTTATCACGCGTGTTTCTCGATGCACAATAAGACTTGCGCGTGTTTCGAGCTGTTGGGATTCGACATTTTGCTCGATTGGAAGCTCAAGCCTTACCTACTCGAG GTAAATCACTCGCCAAGCTTTCATACAGATGCACAAATAGATAAAGACGTGAAAGAAGGATTGCTGATGGACacctttgatatattaaatctaCAACGATatgataagaagaaaataatagaagaGGACAGGAAGCGAATAAGAGAGCGACTTCTGCAAGGCTTAAACGGGAAGGATCTTAG TCAAATTAACGACACGGCAGCTTTAATGAAATCGGAGAGGAACGAGAACGATTACATGCAGAGGCAATTTCAGTGGGAGGACGACCACATGGGCAATTTCCGAAGAATTTATCCGTGCTTCGACAAGGATAAATACCAGCCTTTCTTCACGCAGAATGCCCTTTCCGTTTTTCAAGATACAGTGGCATCGAGAGCGCGAGAAGAAGCGTCAAGaatagagagagaagagaatgag CTAAAAGCTCGAGAGGAAGAACGCAAACGAATAGTCGGGAAATGGAACGAACAAAAATTAGGCCCCGAAAGTTCAAACGCACCGAAGAAATTGCAGGAAAAGAGCAAATCCGCAGGCGTAATGAGGAAAATC ATCAATAAACAGGACGCACAGGGATCTCCTACCAACGCCCTGTACTCCTTCGAGCCTGAAATCATATCGGAGTCCGAGGAGAGGGAACGAATAACGGCCCTGGCGCAGAGGGATTTTCTCATCAAGAGCTACGGCATGCTCGAGCAGATATACGTGGCGATGAAGAGAAACGGCATGTTACGACCCGCCGACGAGAGAAAGTATGGATTGTATGGCAGGCTGGGATTACAGGCGAACACGAGTCACAGCACATGCTCCTCTTCGCACAAGCCTGATAATCGTCAAAACGGTCATCTAAACGCCACGCAACCAGCCGTAGACCAATGCCTGCAATGTTCCCTCAGAAAGAATGAA CACAAATTGACGAAGCATCAGCGTGAGTTCGAGAATTCGAACAAAA GCTTGTGGATAACGTGCAATGAGGCGATGGTCTACGTTCGTCCGAAAATACCGCAAAAACTGTGGACGGAGGAAATGAGCTCTAATAATCACATGGGACGGGTAACAAAAACACACGTTGCTAGAACACTGTCGAATACCGTGCGGCTGCACACGCTCGAGAGAAGAGAATCCTTCCATTCGGCAAAATCCAA AGTTGACGTTACCACTCAGCACTAA
- the LOC139818398 gene encoding tubulin polyglutamylase TTLL13-like isoform X3, translating to MIVVEYGDKRPLVILRDSKNGNSRNEDVTDGESDTSFEERPCKTASQNRKYIGPDDSSGVLSLANDRIGVAKHDFERYHWKITTNKGSNTDALCEESDSERRKEDVEEMSKTRKKRKRRFLTICTANCKYDVVRRVAARFGMREVTEDSSWDIYWTDLNVSVERAKDMRRFQRVNHFPGMTEICRKDLLARNLNRMQKLFPKDYNFFPKTWCFPADHGDATVYAKTRRSRTFILKPDTGCQGRGIYLTKHLKDIKPSERLICQVYIARPFLIDGYKFDLRIYALITSCDPLRIYVYNEGLARFATSKYKEPTGYNISNMFMHLTNYSVNKYSRMYIIDDEIGSKRKISTLNKWLKVRDVDVDELWSKIDEIIIKTVIAAYPVLKHSYHACFSMHNKTCACFELLGFDILLDWKLKPYLLEVNHSPSFHTDAQIDKDVKEGLLMDTFDILNLQRYDKKKIIEEDRKRIRERLLQGLNGKDLSKDLIINQNVPIRSQINDTAALMKSERNENDYMQRQFQWEDDHMGNFRRIYPCFDKDKYQPFFTQNALSVFQDTVASRAREEASRIEREENELKAREEERKRIVGKWNEQKLGPESSNAPKKLQEKSKSAGVMRKIINKQDAQGSPTNALYSFEPEIISESEERERITALAQRDFLIKSYGMLEQIYVAMKRNGMLRPADERKYGLYGRLGLQANTSHSTCSSSHKPDNRQNGHLNATQPAVDQCLQCSLRKNEHKLTKHQREFENSNKSLWITCNEAMVYVRPKIPQKLWTEEMSSNNHMGRVTKTHVARTLSNTVRLHTLERRESFHSAKSKVDVTTQH from the exons ATGATCGTCGTTGAGTACGGCGATAAGCGTCCGCTGGTGATATTACGCGATTCCAAAAACGGTAATTCCAGAAACGAGGACGTGACAGACGGAGAATCCGACACCAGCTTCGAGGAGCGACCCTGCAAGACCGCATCTCAAAATCGGAAATACATCGGTCCCGACGATTCCTCGGGCGTCTTATCGCTTGCAAACGACAGAATAGGTGTTGCCAAGCATGATTTCGAACGGTATCATTGGAAGATTACCACGAACAAAGGCAGCAACACAG ACGCGTTATGCGAGGAAAGTGATTCAGAGCGGCGCAAAGAGGATGTGGAAGAAATGTCGAAGACcaggaagaagagaaagcGGAG ATTTTTAACAATCTGCACGGCGAACTGCAAGTACGACGTGGTTAGGCGCGTGGCCGCGCGATTCGGGATGAGGGAAGTTACGGAGGACAGCAGCTGGGATATCTATTGGACCGATTTAAACGTCAGCGTCGAACGTGCCAAGGATATGAGGAGATTTCAAAGGGTCAATCATTTCCCCGGGATGACGGAGATATGTAGGAAGGATCTACTCGCTCGTAATCTCAATCGCATGCAGAAGCTGTTCCCGAAGGACTACAACTTTTTCCCGAAAACTTGGTGTTTTCCCGCGGA TcacggcgacgcgacggtttACGCCAAGACGCGGAGGTCGAGAACCTTCATCCTCAAACCGGATACGGGCTGCCAAGGACGCGGTATTTATCTAACGAAACATTTAAAGGACATCAAACCGAGCGAGCGTTTGATCTGCCAAGTGTACATCGCAAGG CCCTTCTTAATAGACGGATACAAATTTGATCTACGTATTTACGCACTAATTACGTCATGCGATCCTCTCAGGATCTATGTGTACAATGAAGGGCTCGCGAG GTTTGCTACGAGCAAGTACAAGGAACCGACCGGTTACAATATTTCAAACATGTTCATGCACTTGACGAATTACTCCGTTAACAAGTACAGCCGAATGTACATTATCGACGACGAGATTGGTAGCAAGAG aaaaatatcaacGTTGAACAAATGGTTAAAAGTGAGAGATGTCGATGTGGACGAATTGTGGAGCAAGATCGAcgagattataattaaaaccgTGATCGCCGCGTATCCCGTGTTGAAACACAGTTATCACGCGTGTTTCTCGATGCACAATAAGACTTGCGCGTGTTTCGAGCTGTTGGGATTCGACATTTTGCTCGATTGGAAGCTCAAGCCTTACCTACTCGAG GTAAATCACTCGCCAAGCTTTCATACAGATGCACAAATAGATAAAGACGTGAAAGAAGGATTGCTGATGGACacctttgatatattaaatctaCAACGATatgataagaagaaaataatagaagaGGACAGGAAGCGAATAAGAGAGCGACTTCTGCAAGGCTTAAACGGGAAGGATCTTAG CAAAGATCtgataataaatcaaaatgttCCAATACGCAGTCAAATTAACGACACGGCAGCTTTAATGAAATCGGAGAGGAACGAGAACGATTACATGCAGAGGCAATTTCAGTGGGAGGACGACCACATGGGCAATTTCCGAAGAATTTATCCGTGCTTCGACAAGGATAAATACCAGCCTTTCTTCACGCAGAATGCCCTTTCCGTTTTTCAAGATACAGTGGCATCGAGAGCGCGAGAAGAAGCGTCAAGaatagagagagaagagaatgag CTAAAAGCTCGAGAGGAAGAACGCAAACGAATAGTCGGGAAATGGAACGAACAAAAATTAGGCCCCGAAAGTTCAAACGCACCGAAGAAATTGCAGGAAAAGAGCAAATCCGCAGGCGTAATGAGGAAAATC ATCAATAAACAGGACGCACAGGGATCTCCTACCAACGCCCTGTACTCCTTCGAGCCTGAAATCATATCGGAGTCCGAGGAGAGGGAACGAATAACGGCCCTGGCGCAGAGGGATTTTCTCATCAAGAGCTACGGCATGCTCGAGCAGATATACGTGGCGATGAAGAGAAACGGCATGTTACGACCCGCCGACGAGAGAAAGTATGGATTGTATGGCAGGCTGGGATTACAGGCGAACACGAGTCACAGCACATGCTCCTCTTCGCACAAGCCTGATAATCGTCAAAACGGTCATCTAAACGCCACGCAACCAGCCGTAGACCAATGCCTGCAATGTTCCCTCAGAAAGAATGAA CACAAATTGACGAAGCATCAGCGTGAGTTCGAGAATTCGAACAAAA GCTTGTGGATAACGTGCAATGAGGCGATGGTCTACGTTCGTCCGAAAATACCGCAAAAACTGTGGACGGAGGAAATGAGCTCTAATAATCACATGGGACGGGTAACAAAAACACACGTTGCTAGAACACTGTCGAATACCGTGCGGCTGCACACGCTCGAGAGAAGAGAATCCTTCCATTCGGCAAAATCCAA AGTTGACGTTACCACTCAGCACTAA